From the Lolium rigidum isolate FL_2022 chromosome 2, APGP_CSIRO_Lrig_0.1, whole genome shotgun sequence genome, one window contains:
- the LOC124690553 gene encoding pectin acetylesterase 8-like produces the protein MANGNGGSKLRLWSSAFAFVLLALVEADGLFVDITYVESAVAKGAVCLDGSAPAYHLAPGFGSGMNSWLVHFEGGGWCNNVTTCLQRMHTRLGSSKEMAKQVAFSGILSDAPGYNPDFYNWNKVRVRYCDGSSFTGDTEEVDPRTNLHYRGARIWQAVLEDLLAKGMNRAENALISGCSAGGLTSILHCDRFHQLLPAGARVKCLSDAGFFINVKDIAGQNHAAAFFSDVVATHGSARNLPSSCTSKLSAGMCFFPQNEVKQIQTPLFILNSAYDSWQVRNILIPGGSDPRWRNCKHDISQCSAKQLETLQGFRDHFLGALEEQGTSSTRGLFINSCFVHCQTEIQEIWFAPGSPALGDKKIANAVGDWFYDRSPFQKVDCPYPCDSTCPIFKNS, from the exons ATGGCGAATGGGAATGGGGGTAGTAAGCTCCGTCTATGGAGTTCGGCATTTGCCTTCGTGCTGCTCGCGCTCGTCGAGGCGGACGGCTTGTTCGTGGACATCACCTATGTCGAGAGCGCCGTGGCCAAAGGAGCAG TGTGCCTGGACGGAAGCGCCCCGGCGTACCACCTCGCCCCAGGGTTCGGCTCCGGGATGAACAGTTGGTTGGTCCATTTCGAG GGAGGAGGATGGTGCAACAACGTCACGACCTGCCTGCAGCGTATGCACACCCGGCTAGGGTCCTCCAAGGAGATGGCCAAGCAGGTTGCTTTCTCCGGGATCCTGAGCGACGCCCCGGGTTACAATCCAG ACTTCTACAACTGGAACAAGGTCCGGGTTCGCTACTGTGACGGCTCCTCTTTCACCGGTGACACGGAAGAGGTTGATCCT AGGACAAATCTACACTACAGAGGTGCCAGGATATGGCAAGCAGTTCTGGAAGACCTGCTCGCGAAAGGGATGAACAGAGCTGAAAAT GCTCTAATTTCGGGGTGCTCTGCTGGGGGGTTAACATCGATACTGCACTGTGACAGATTTCATCAGCTGCTGCCGGCGGGGGCCCGTGTTAAGTGCCTTTCTGATGCTGGTTTCTTCATCAATGT GAAGGACATTGCTGGACAGAACCATGCTGCTGCCTTTTTCAGCGATGTGGTTGCAACACAT GGCTCAGCCAGGAATTTACCATCTTCCTGCACTTCCAAGCTGTCTGCAGGCATG TGCTTCTTCCCTCAGAATGAGGTGAAACAGATTCAGACACCTTTGTTCATCCTGAATTCAGCATATGATTCATGGCAG GTAAGGAACATTCTGATACCAGGAGGTTCTGATCCTCGTTGGCGAAACTGCAAGCACGATATAAGTCAATGTTCCGCGAAGCAACTTGAGACTTTGCAGG GATTCAGGGACCATTTTCTGGGAGCACTGGAGGAACAAGGGACCTCCTCCACCAGAGGGTTGTTCATAAACTCGTGCTTCGTGCACTGCCAGACCGAGATACAGGAGATATGGTTCGCACCCGGCTCTCCTGCCCTCGGTGACAAA AAAATAGCAAATGCAGTTGGAGACTGGTTCTACGACCGCAGTCCGTTCCAGAAGGTGGACTGCCCTTACCCTTGTGATTCAACCTGCCCTATCTTCAAGAACTCATAG